One window from the genome of Oryza glaberrima chromosome 3, OglaRS2, whole genome shotgun sequence encodes:
- the LOC127765212 gene encoding galactinol synthase 2-like: MAPPQLAGKMTAKAAAAVKPATRAYVTFLAGDGDYWKGVVGLAKGLRKVGSAYPLVVAVLPDVPESHRRILISQGCIVREIEPVYPPENQTQFAMAYYVINYSKLRIWEFVEYERMVYLDADIQVFDNIDELFELPKGHFYAVMDCFCEKTWSHTPQYQIGYCQQCPDKVAWPTAELGPPPALYFNAGMFVHEPSMATAKSLLDTLRVTTPTPFAEQDFLNMFFREQYKPIPLIYNLVLAMLWRHPENVQLEKVKVVHYCAAGSKPWRYTGKEENMDREDIKMLVKKWWDVYNDGSLDFKGLPPVAAADDADEVEAAAKKPLRAALAEARTVKYVTAPSAA; the protein is encoded by the exons ATGGCTCCTCCCCAGCTTGCCGGCAAGATGACCGCcaaggccgccgcggcggtgaaGCCCGCGACGAGGGCGTACGTGACGTTCCTCGCGGGCGACGGTGACTACTGGAAGGGCGTGGTCGGGCTGGCCAAGGGCCTTCGCAAGGTGGGCTCGGCCTACCCGCTGGTGGTCGCCGTCCTCCCCGACGTGCCGGAGTCCCACCGCCGCATCCTCATCTCCCAGGGCTGCATCGTCCGGGAGATCGAGCCGGTGTACCCGCCGGAGAACCAGACGCAGTTCGCCATGGCCTACTACGTCATCAACTACTCCAAGCTCCGCATCTgggag TTCGTGGAGTACGAGAGGATGGTGTACCTTGACGCCGACATCCAGGTGTTCGACAACATCGACGAGCTGTTCGAGCTGCCCAAGGGGCACTTCTACGCGGTGATGGACTGCTTCTGCGAGAAGACGTGGAGCCACACCCCGCAGTACCAGATCGGCTACTGCCAGCAGTGCCCCGACAAGGTGGCGTGGCCGACCGCCGAGCtcggcccgccgccggcgctctaCTTCAACGCCGGCATGTTCGTGCACGAGCCCAGCATGGCCACCGCCAAGTCCCTGCTCGACACTCTGCGCGTCACCACGCCCACTCCCTTCGCGGAGCAG GATTTCCTGAACATGTTCTTCAGGGAGCAGTACAAGCCGATCCCACTGATCTACAACCTTGTCCTGGCCATGCTCTGGAGGCATCCAGAGAACGTCCAGCTCGAGAAGGTCAAGGTCGTGCACTACTGCGCAGCG GGATCGAAGCCGTGGAGGTACACGGGCAAGGAGGAGAACATGGATAGGGAGGACATCAAGATGCTGGTCAAGAAGTGGTGGGACGTCTACAACGACGGCAGCCTGGACTTCAAGGGCCTCCCGCccgtcgcggccgccgacgacgccgacgaggtcgaggcggcggccaAGAAGCCGCTGCGCGCCGCGCTGGCGGAGGCCCGCACCGTCAAGTACGTCACGGCGCCATCGGCCGCGTGA